The genomic interval CCCCGGTGCTTGTACACGATCGGGCTGTCAGAGAAAATTGGCCACGAGCTTGCGTTTCTGGGTGGCGCCTACTTTGATGATGATCAGGCCGCTGAAATTGTGACTCAGATTGCTGAATCGCTGATCCACGAGCCCAGCGATGAAATCGCGATCGTTGATTATGGCGAGTTTTCAATTCGCGACGTTGACGAAACCTGGCACGGGTTGATTCTGATGGGCATCGCCGACTACTACCAGGGTCAGAGCGTTCGAGTGAGGCAGATTGTTCCAGACGACGATCACGAGACCGTTGATATCCCAGACATGTCGGAACCCTATTGCGAAGAGGACGACTCGGCTTGGAAGTGGTTGACTGCCGAGTGGTGTTACCCGATTGCGAGCGATTCGATTGCAGTTACTAATTTGGATGCGTTACAAGGATACGTCATCACCGAAGTGACTCGGTGGTCTGAAACCCAATGGGAAATGTTCAGCGGCGCGGGTCCAGACGTTGACGAATCGGATATTCGACTGGTCCCGATGGCAACGCTGCTTGGCGTTGACCCTACACTTGCACCCGTCACACGATTGGACGTGGAAGCAGGATTATGGAGGGATGACATCGAAGACGAATGGACTGTTTGGGAATAGACGGTCAGGCAATTTGCCGAAAGCAGCGAACATGAGTGCTAAGAAGAAGCGAGCTGATTCCCAGAAACACTGGGTGAAAATCAACTTCGCGCTCGAGCAAGAAGACGGATACCCGCCAGTGAGTTCCGAAAGCGTATGGGCGTCCCAGGCAAGTGACGGAACGTTGAAAATCGAGAGCATTCCATTTTTCACAGACGAAGCAACGTTTCAGGATTCCGTGGCCGTCACTGACGAAGAAGGCGAACTGTGGTTCGATGAACTGATCGAAGAGTCCGACAACTCATTGATTTGGATCATCTTCATGGAATCGGACGGCCAAGAGGTCATTGATGATCTGGAAGCTGCCGGATGCGACGTCGAACGATGTAACGAGTCACAGTGTGCGGTTAACATTCCAAAGAACGTCCGCTTGAAAAAGATTCGCAAGCTGCTTGATCAATACGCCCACAATGACGAATTGGATTACGCGGAACCAATCTTGAGACAAGGCCAATGAAGAAGAAACGTAAGAAAGCCAACCGATGGTTCTTTGGCAACAAGAAGGTAACGCCTGATTCGATTCGCAAACTCGGTACAAAGCTCGGCGTTGAGTTTCCTGAGTCCTAGTTAAGATTGTCTCGGCCCACAACGGAGGTTCCTCTAATGAGCACCCTGGAGAAATCACGCTCGCCGTGGTCGACGACGCGGCCGAGATCGTTGGCGAAGCCGCCGAGCACCAGACCATCGAGGTAGCGGGATCGAGTTTGGTTGCCCCATTCCTTCTTCGGTTCTTGGCCTTCTGAACGTCTTAGCCTTCTGGGGAACTTGCCTTCTGAGCGTCTTGGCGATTTTTCTGAGCTTCTGAGAACCTTCTTGCCCAGAAAGATGCGTTTTGAGCGGTCGTCGTCATCTCTCTACCGAGCGACACCCTTTCAAACCCAGTGTTTTCCGGGGTCCGGCGCTGTTCTAAACCTGATCGATTGGGAGGTGCCGACGGCTTCTAACCCGACGGCCCTCAGAAACGCAGAACGTCAGAATTCTGGGCCAGAGAATTCTGGGCCAGAGCTCGAAAACGGGCCGCCGAAATCGCGCTGGGTTATCTGACCGGTCTCAGACGACAGAGAAACGCGGGCCAGCCGCGTTGACGCAAGTCCTTGCGAAATAACGGGATAAAACGAAAAAAGCCGTCGTGGTGACCACGACGGCTTTTCGTTTACTGGTGGGTCGGAAGGTGTTCCAACCAAACAGAGAAGTTGCGGGGGTGGAGCGGCTTTCAAGTCGAGACGGTGGGGGGCCGTTTTTGCATGAGGTTTGTCGGATGACCCGCGAAATCATTGCTGATTTTCTGCTTTTTGCTGTGCAGAGTTGGCTCGGCGGGGGGTGCGAATGGATGGGTGGGGAGGCCGGATTGGGTCGGTCGATGCTTCTTGAGTAGCGTCGCCCGCAGTCGCTGTTCGGGACGGCATCGGTTATCTGGCTGGATTGTTTGATCCGGCTCAGTTGCTTTGTTGCTCGTTTCAAACAGGTGTGGCTATTTCGAAATTCACTGATGGGCCGGCGATGACGCCGGCGGCGCGGCGGAAGGCCGCCGTCATGTTGCTCGCTCGCGGCGTCTTGCGGTGGTGCTGACCGACGGGTTTGAGTTTGAAGGCAAGCGATATCGGTCTCTGACGGCGATTGCCAAAGAGGTCACCGGATGCAGCTACAACGGGTTCGTGTTTTTTCGACTGGGGAGGAAACCTGAATGAGCAAGCCGAAAAATGAAGCGGCGCCGAAGATCCGGTGCGCGATCTACACCCGCAAGTCGCACGAAGAAAGGCTCGATCAAGAGTTCAACTCGCTCGATTCGCAGCGGGATTCCGCGGAATGCTTCATTGCCAGTCAACAAGCCGAAGGTTGGGTAGCGTTGCCGACACGCTACGACGACGGCGGGTTCTCAGGCGGCAACTTGGAACGACCAGCGATGAAACGGCTGCTGGCCGACATCGAAGCCGGCGAGGTGGACTGTGTTGTGGTCTACAAGGTCGACCGGCTGAGTCGATCGCTATTGGACTTCGCTCGCATCATGGGCACGTTCGACGAGCAGAAAGTTTCGTTCGTATCGGTGACGCAGCACTTCAACACGACTCATTCGATGGGTCGGCTGACGTTGAATATCCTGTGGTCATTCGCTCAGTTCGAACGAGAGATCATCGGCGAACGGATTCGTGATAAGATCGCCGGCCAGCGTCGGCGAGGCAAATGGGCCGGTGGGATCCCGGTGCTCGGCTACGACGTTGATCGAACGGAACGAAGCCCGAAGTTGGTAATCAATCAAGACGAAGCCGTTCGCGTGCGTCGAATCTTCGCCATGTACCTGGAAGCCGGCTCAATGCTGCCGGTGGTCGAAGAGTGCGAGCGTCGCGGCTGGGCCAACAAGGTCTGGGTAACTCGCAGTGGCAAGACTCGCGGAGGCAGGCCGTTCGACAAGTCGGCAATCCACACCATGCTGACCAATCCGATTTACGCCGGCCGGATCAAACACAAAGAGCAAACCTTCAACGGTCAACATGACGCAATTGTTGAAAAGACAGTGTTCGATGAAGTTCAGCGGCTGTTGAAGGCGAACAGTAACGGTCGTGGCCGAGCGAACGTCAACATCAAGCTGGCCGCCCACAGTCGCCGAACGATCAAGCCGGCCGCTGACACCGACGAGGCCGAACCGCGCAAACGTCGCGGCAAATTCCCACGGGTTTCGCGGCTGATGGCCTTGGCGATCCAACTCGACGAGATGATCCGCCGGGGCGAAGTCCGCGACGCCACCGAACTCGCGATCTTGTACGACATCACCCAGTCCCGCATGTCGAAGATCCGAGCGATGACGCTACTCGCCCCCGACATCCAAGAAGCGATACTCAACTTGCCGCAGGAGATCGAAGGCCGCTGCCAAATCCACGAAAAGGGCCTGCGTCCGATCCGCAGCGAAGTTTATTTCGACCGGCAGCCAGAAATGTGGAAAACGTTGTTGGCCGAAGTGGAGCGGGAATCATCCGGCGAAATTGATTTGGTATCCCTGTTGCAGACACCGTAATGCAGTGCGATACGATCGCAGCCACGAACTTTCTCGCCTCGGAACGCCGACATTGCTCGTGAAATATCCAACTACTCCAGATGGTCGCTACTTCGTTCACAAAGATCGGCTATGGCGTTGCACCAACCCTAACCTCGACGAGGCGACGCGGCGGCGTTTGGTCGGGGAACTGATGGCCGCACGCCGCGACGTTGGTACCGCCAAACGGGCCGGCGACGATGCAGCATTGGCCGATGCCCGAGGGAAAGTACACGCCGCCAAAGTCGCCCTCGGCAAACGCGGCCCGATGTGGTGGGACAACGACACCGACGACAACCGTTACCTCATCAAGAATACGCCCTACGCGGATTGGTGGTCATCACCCGACGATTCGTCCGCTTGAACCGCCGCCGGCCGCACGGCTGCCCACCAAACCCAAGCGATCAACACGCCCTGCAGCGGCAACCGAGCCACCAGCGCCCAAAATGGAATGTCCGGAAACCGGTCCGCGTGAACCACCATGTCCACGTTCGCCGGGAACACCGCCACCAACAAAGCAATCAACCCCCATCCCGCCGCCCGGCGAAATTTTGGCACCGCCACGCCAATCCCGCCGACGACTTCAAAAAAACCCGACACGTAGACTAACGCCAACGGCCAAGGCAAATACGCCGGCATGATCTTCACGTACGTATCGGGCGACACAAAGTGATTCACGCCAGCGGCGATGAAAAGAAAGGAAAGCAGTCCGAGCGAAACTAACCGCATCGTCATCCATCATTCCCGACGAACTGGCCCAATTTATATCGCCAATCGTTCTCGAATATCATGTCGAATCGCAATTGTTGCTCATGTTGCTCACCCTGTTCTAAGAACAGTTCCCCGACGGTTTCGGTTTCGGACGAGTGTTGCGTGAGCAATTCAAACAGGCGTTGTTTGTACTGCGTGTCTTCGTTGCTGCTCAGGTGCATGCCCTTCGTCTCGAGGACGCTAAACTTGACGGCACCTGTGCCGTCGCCTTTCATGTAAACCAAGAAGTCAGGGTAAATTCGATTTCGTTGCCAACCTTGCATGTGCCAGACTTGCTTGACCGAGATGCGATGCCACCAATGCACCGCCGTCTCGGCATCGAGATACCACGCAACATCTTTCTCTAACGAGTTGATTTCTTTCTGGTACACCGGATCGAAAAGGCCGCTTCTCAAGCGGCGTTCCGTTTTTCGTGATTGGACCCTATCTTCATCACTCACATCGAGCGACAGCGTTTCAGCGAGTTCCCAGTTCAATGCCGGATCGCCCTTCGATATTAATTGAAACGACAGATCGCCACTGGCCAGCATTTTACGAAATTCGGATTCGCCGCCCTCGTTGATTTGCTGCTTCAAGTCTTCTTTGATGGCATTCATCATGAACAATCGGTTCGTGAAGATCCTCGCTTCGGAGATGTCGCGCTTTCGCAGCACTGCTAGCGCATCGCTCACGATTCTTGCACCTTGCCAAGGATTCGGCACAACATCCAGCAACAGCCGTGACATTGCTGGAACGTCGATCATCGGATCCAGCAGTTCGGCGGATTCAACTTCTGGCATCACAGGAGCATTGCCAGCGATGTCGGAGACGTCGATCCGCACGCTGGTTCGATCGACGGTATCCTGCTGGTCGGGCACGAAAGTATCGGCACCCATTAGCCGCTTTGGCGTTAACCGCGGTTCTATTCGGTTGTCAGAAGAACGACTCTCAACAACGTCAAAACCCAAAACGAAACCCAACCACCCAAGCCGGCTAACCGCCGGCTTTCTTCGTTTTTGGACACAACCAACATCCAGCTTGCTGAAACCCACGCGTCTCGATAGGTTCGGAACAAGGCGAGGCAAGACCGCCAAGCCACGATCAAAAACCAACACAAAGAAAACATGGGGCGAACAAACCGATGTCCGAACCACTCTTAAAAATCCCGAATCATCACGCCGCAACTTGCGGCGATCCACCGATCATCAACGGTGAGGAATCGCATCTCTACATCGGCTACTTCGAGAACAAGCATGGAGAGCAATGGATTTTCACCCGCGACCGCAAAACCGGAATCGCCACCCTCCGAGGCGGCGACATCGGCTGGAACACGCCCATCGCTCTGACCGATTGCACCAATGGAACTTTGACGCTAAACCCAAGCGAAGCGCAGTGGCTGGAGTCTTGTCTCGCCGCCAGCCAAGCATTTGCGAGAAGGTGAGACGCCGCTTGCGCCGCCGGACGAGAGTTTCTAAAACGGCAGCAGTCCGCCTCCTCCACCGTCACGATTCAGTTCATAGTGATCGTAACGATCGCATCATCATTGAGCGTCCGACAACAAGGGCTATCTAGCTAGTGTCTTTAGGTTCCACTGAATCATCTGAATGTGCCATGGGATCGCGCTGCGGGCAAAGCTGAGGCCGGTTGCTTTACTCGTGTGTCAGGCTCTTGGAGCCTGCGAAGGCAGATGACCAAATAGTTTCCTGAAGTCTTCTGCAAGACGGCTTCGGTCAACGAAGCCACCTTCTAAGGCTGCTCTTTTGATACTGACATCATCCACACTCGACGTGATCAGACGCTGACGCACCGCGTGGAGCCGGCGAAGTTTCAGGTATCGCATCGGGGAAATGCCGTAGGCCTGTTTGAAAGCGATTTGCAGCGTACGTGCACTGACGCCAAGCTCTTTGCACAACTCGTAGAGGTGAATCGACTCTCGTCCAGACGCATTGAAAATGTCCTTCACTCTGGACAATAGGTAACCGCTTGCGTGAAGTTGATCATTCGCCATCGAAGCCAGCGATGAATCGCGACAGAGAGCCTCGGCGATGCGATCGACTAGGTTTTTCATCAACGACGAAGTGCAGACTGGTTCGACTCCTGCATTCTCGTCGTTATCAATGATTTGAGTCAGCTCGACGATCAGTTGTCGCAGGGAATGCATCGCGTCGCTGCCAGGAGTCAGAAGTCGGCGTTTTGATGCCAGGTTCATCGGATCGTTTTGCAGACGCGCCGCGATCGCTTGCTCAAGAATACCCTCGGGCAAAAACAATTGCGTGGCTCGACTACGACCTGACATTTCGCTGAAATGCTCGCTGCTAGGGCCGTACAGCATGATTTGTGCGGCGTTGAGATGTTCACCACAGATGAACGCAGGACGTTCTCGTGGTTCGGGAATGATGAGCGTGGTACGATTCGATGCGGTCGCAGCCTCGGTGATCAGCTTGCCGGTCCAGCTAATCTGTTGAATTTGCACCGGGCCGATTGACGTCAGTCGGGACGTCGCCGCTGCCCCGCCGGGGGCCGTCTGCATAAATCGAACATCGGCCCGGCCCCTGTAAGCCTCGTTCATTTCGCAGACATCGGTAAACTGCCGCGTTTCGGTGGCAAGTAGGCCGAACTGATCTTGAGGTGTGCGAGCCATCGGTTGCGCTTTTTGCATATCGATTTCGTAGAGACGAGGCACTCGAATTTTGCACCCATGGGCCCGTTGCTGATACAATAGCAGGTGGGGGAGCCTGCGTGTTGGAAGAGGCAACGAGGTCGAAGTTGAATGTTCAGCGTTCGAGTTCGCAGGCAAGTAGTCTACCAGTCCATCACGTACTACTTGTCACTTGAGAATAGAAAATGGCGTCCGATCAGCCCACCGAAGTATTCTCTGATTCCCGTCGAAATTTCATTAAGATTGCTGCGGTCGGGAGTGCGGTTACATCTACTCTTTCCGCAGCGTCCGCTACCACCGCACAAGAGGCTGCCGTGAGATTGCCCGAGAACGCACCGGGGTCTTACGAACCACCGGAGTACAGCGTGATTGAAACGTCGGATGTCGCGGTGCTCTATAAAGTCGATCTTGTCGACATCCTGCAAGCAACGTCGGGCCGGGCCGCGATCACAGTCGGACAGCTTTGCGAAGAGGAACTCCCGAGGTCCAGGATTGTGCTCATTGGCAGTCGCGGCGGCGTGAAAAGCAGCGAGATTTTCGCCTTGTTCCATGAACACTCCAGCAAGCAAACCAATTCACAGGATCAATCATGAAACGAATTGCATGCGCATTACTACTTCTCGCCTGTACTTGCCCACCGTCTCATGCGCAAGAGCATCCAATTGGTAATCCCGCAGCGAAAACGCTGGCAGGGGATGCCGCTGCAGATGACAGCGACGCCGCGCCACAGGAAGATTCGG from Stieleria varia carries:
- a CDS encoding DUF4262 domain-containing protein yields the protein MNDRDTAIQAIRDNIHKHGFHIYFLAADSTPRCLYTIGLSEKIGHELAFLGGAYFDDDQAAEIVTQIAESLIHEPSDEIAIVDYGEFSIRDVDETWHGLILMGIADYYQGQSVRVRQIVPDDDHETVDIPDMSEPYCEEDDSAWKWLTAEWCYPIASDSIAVTNLDALQGYVITEVTRWSETQWEMFSGAGPDVDESDIRLVPMATLLGVDPTLAPVTRLDVEAGLWRDDIEDEWTVWE
- a CDS encoding DUF4265 domain-containing protein, whose protein sequence is MSAKKKRADSQKHWVKINFALEQEDGYPPVSSESVWASQASDGTLKIESIPFFTDEATFQDSVAVTDEEGELWFDELIEESDNSLIWIIFMESDGQEVIDDLEAAGCDVERCNESQCAVNIPKNVRLKKIRKLLDQYAHNDELDYAEPILRQGQ
- a CDS encoding DUF2924 domain-containing protein, whose protein sequence is MLTDGFEFEGKRYRSLTAIAKEVTGCSYNGFVFFRLGRKPE
- a CDS encoding recombinase family protein translates to MSKPKNEAAPKIRCAIYTRKSHEERLDQEFNSLDSQRDSAECFIASQQAEGWVALPTRYDDGGFSGGNLERPAMKRLLADIEAGEVDCVVVYKVDRLSRSLLDFARIMGTFDEQKVSFVSVTQHFNTTHSMGRLTLNILWSFAQFEREIIGERIRDKIAGQRRRGKWAGGIPVLGYDVDRTERSPKLVINQDEAVRVRRIFAMYLEAGSMLPVVEECERRGWANKVWVTRSGKTRGGRPFDKSAIHTMLTNPIYAGRIKHKEQTFNGQHDAIVEKTVFDEVQRLLKANSNGRGRANVNIKLAAHSRRTIKPAADTDEAEPRKRRGKFPRVSRLMALAIQLDEMIRRGEVRDATELAILYDITQSRMSKIRAMTLLAPDIQEAILNLPQEIEGRCQIHEKGLRPIRSEVYFDRQPEMWKTLLAEVERESSGEIDLVSLLQTP
- a CDS encoding DoxX family protein, whose product is MTMRLVSLGLLSFLFIAAGVNHFVSPDTYVKIMPAYLPWPLALVYVSGFFEVVGGIGVAVPKFRRAAGWGLIALLVAVFPANVDMVVHADRFPDIPFWALVARLPLQGVLIAWVWWAAVRPAAVQADESSGDDHQSA
- a CDS encoding helix-turn-helix domain-containing protein, with the translated sequence MPRLYEIDMQKAQPMARTPQDQFGLLATETRQFTDVCEMNEAYRGRADVRFMQTAPGGAAATSRLTSIGPVQIQQISWTGKLITEAATASNRTTLIIPEPRERPAFICGEHLNAAQIMLYGPSSEHFSEMSGRSRATQLFLPEGILEQAIAARLQNDPMNLASKRRLLTPGSDAMHSLRQLIVELTQIIDNDENAGVEPVCTSSLMKNLVDRIAEALCRDSSLASMANDQLHASGYLLSRVKDIFNASGRESIHLYELCKELGVSARTLQIAFKQAYGISPMRYLKLRRLHAVRQRLITSSVDDVSIKRAALEGGFVDRSRLAEDFRKLFGHLPSQAPRA